Proteins encoded in a region of the Sulfurimonas marina genome:
- a CDS encoding AI-2E family transporter → MKEKQIGYYFIVLASVVIILAGIKTASSIIVPFLLSIFIAIILAPTFSYLKSKGLPSALSLVVVLGLFMLLIVLVVKLISTSAYQFTNNIEDYSSKLNIYYQYVVDFANTIGYTLTTESVSEMVNAKQIMKFISSMVQGVGALFTNGFVVILTVAFMLLEADTFVEKIKRSSKNGLSHIDEIFSKIKHYMIIKALISFVTAFIIYVALVLIGTDYPFLWAVLAFLLNFIPNIGSILAAVPAVLISLVELGFVSASLVAGIYVAVNIIIGSIVEPKIMGKGLGVSTLVVFLSLIFWGWLLGIVGMFLSIPLTIMAKIIFNANEKTQWIALLLDDGENLKK, encoded by the coding sequence ATGAAAGAGAAACAGATTGGATACTACTTTATTGTTTTAGCCAGTGTAGTGATAATATTAGCCGGGATTAAAACTGCTTCATCGATCATAGTTCCTTTTTTACTCTCTATTTTTATTGCGATCATATTAGCACCAACATTTTCATACTTAAAATCAAAAGGTCTGCCTTCAGCACTCTCTCTCGTTGTAGTTTTAGGTCTGTTTATGCTTCTTATTGTTTTAGTTGTAAAGCTGATCTCAACCTCTGCATATCAGTTTACTAATAATATTGAAGATTACTCATCGAAGCTGAATATTTATTATCAATATGTTGTAGATTTTGCAAACACTATAGGCTACACTTTGACAACAGAGTCTGTGTCGGAGATGGTAAACGCTAAGCAGATAATGAAATTTATCTCCTCTATGGTTCAAGGTGTCGGTGCACTTTTTACAAACGGTTTTGTTGTGATTCTGACAGTTGCATTTATGTTGCTAGAGGCAGATACCTTTGTCGAGAAGATAAAAAGAAGTTCTAAAAATGGGCTCTCTCATATAGATGAGATCTTCTCAAAAATAAAACACTATATGATAATTAAAGCGCTTATCTCTTTCGTGACGGCATTTATTATCTATGTAGCACTTGTCTTAATCGGTACAGATTATCCTTTCCTTTGGGCTGTACTTGCATTTTTACTCAACTTTATTCCAAACATAGGTTCAATTTTAGCAGCAGTTCCTGCAGTACTTATATCTTTAGTGGAGTTGGGTTTTGTAAGTGCTTCACTCGTAGCGGGTATATATGTAGCGGTAAACATTATCATAGGCTCAATAGTTGAGCCTAAAATTATGGGAAAAGGTTTAGGAGTATCTACCTTAGTTGTCTTTCTCTCATTAATTTTTTGGGGCTGGCTGCTTGGAATAGTTGGGATGTTCCTTTCAATTCCACTTACAATCATGGCCAAAATCATTTTTAATGCAAACGAAAAGACACAATGGATTGCACTTTTACTTGATGATGGAGAAAATTTAAAAAAATAG
- a CDS encoding proline dehydrogenase family protein, producing MDISPTIHEEVKNLARSWQEKIEVSREAKEQEFHQMMLKMLHNPLNKIFLIELLDQSFRSNDTKRIADQLEYIFEKYGTTDFFSTFEQILIWLFREIGIYVSAISVPLFIKYLRNDISSIVIQGEDELLAKHLQKRKAEGTRVNINIIGEIVLSEAEAQKRQEKYIKVLQNQDIDYLSIKISNLFSQFVPYAHQNSVEKISARVEKIYEAALENGEKFVNLDMEEYKDIEITIDVFKSLLSQERFKGLYAGIVIQNYLPDAMSYIKDLTVWAKERVAEGGAPIKIRIVKGANQEMELTEASLRGWPAVTFSSKAQSDANFKVAMNYLLDPDVAPYVHTGVASHNLFDHALAVLLAKKRNVEQYLTAEMLEGMSEAAYQALKSEDINVVLYAPTATKETFTNAIAYLVRRFDENTAENNFLSHSFGLKVDSQEWKILLKSYDDAIALMENLDSKPYRTQDRNKEVEKEEFDIQNYHFTNEADTDFVLPQNRKWAEAIRDKWMNIGENGGIDAYPVISGEERKHQENKHDVYDKSQYHEKKKVGSFARATLEDMQLAVQTAKEDPDGWRELSQQQRQKVLMDVAEEFRKARGELIGIAAAEVGKVFSETDVEVSEAIDFLNFYPYSVEKLSSLEGISVTPKGVGVVISPWNFPIAIPVGGVAASLAAGNTVILKPAEDAMLCAYMLCQCFWRAGVSKNTLQYLPARGSEISKYVIPDENVDYVIFTGGEESAYKIIESRPDIALSAETGGKDATIVTAMADRDQALKNVVVSAFHNSGQKCSATSLLVLEKELYDDPTYKQAIKEAVESLETGSVWDFKNRIGALSNLPSGNLKKSLDYLDDTEEWLVQPKYADEQNPYMLKPAVRWGTKKGDFCHMHELFGPVLSVMCAENLKDAVNIVNSTGYGLTSGIETLDEREITYWKENIIAGNLYINRGTTGAIVLRQPFGGMRKSAIGSGKKAGGFNYVSQFMNIECNTRRSDEQESSDFIEEMRKLFAQEKDFQSEIQKALAYVSGFVYWYTKEFLPDHDYVNIRGESNVIRYLPVNSVLLRIEDNDNFEEVLATILAVKMIDVKLHISLPKLSQRAEFKWLESSITRILGKDDAIVREDEVMLVDSINRFERIRFLSKENITQNIFNAVAADAKYIASNSFVTHGRLELMHYFIEQSVTHSYHRYGNLGVHGLHLYKKQTQD from the coding sequence ATGGACATATCCCCCACTATACATGAAGAAGTGAAAAATCTTGCGCGAAGTTGGCAAGAGAAGATAGAAGTCTCCAGAGAAGCAAAAGAGCAAGAGTTCCATCAAATGATGCTCAAAATGTTACATAATCCACTTAATAAAATTTTTCTTATTGAATTGCTTGACCAGAGTTTTCGATCAAATGATACAAAACGAATAGCAGATCAATTGGAGTACATCTTTGAAAAATATGGTACAACTGATTTCTTTTCAACGTTTGAGCAGATACTTATCTGGCTTTTTAGAGAGATTGGGATATACGTAAGTGCTATCTCTGTACCTCTATTTATAAAATATTTACGCAATGATATTAGCAGTATCGTTATACAGGGGGAAGATGAACTTTTAGCAAAACATCTGCAAAAACGTAAGGCTGAAGGTACACGGGTCAATATCAATATAATCGGAGAGATCGTTCTCAGTGAAGCAGAAGCGCAAAAACGTCAAGAGAAATATATAAAAGTTCTCCAAAATCAAGATATCGATTATCTCTCTATAAAAATCTCCAACCTTTTTTCTCAGTTTGTCCCTTATGCACACCAAAACAGTGTTGAAAAAATCTCTGCTAGAGTTGAAAAAATTTATGAAGCTGCACTGGAAAACGGAGAGAAGTTTGTAAATCTTGATATGGAGGAGTATAAAGATATTGAGATCACTATAGATGTTTTCAAATCACTACTTTCCCAAGAGCGTTTTAAAGGTTTATATGCAGGAATAGTAATTCAAAACTATCTTCCAGATGCTATGAGCTACATAAAAGATTTAACGGTTTGGGCAAAAGAAAGAGTAGCAGAGGGTGGTGCACCAATAAAGATACGTATAGTAAAAGGTGCAAATCAGGAGATGGAGCTTACAGAAGCGAGTTTACGCGGTTGGCCTGCTGTCACATTTTCAAGTAAAGCGCAGAGTGATGCAAATTTTAAAGTTGCTATGAATTATCTTCTTGACCCTGATGTAGCACCATATGTGCATACCGGTGTTGCATCACACAATCTTTTTGACCATGCTTTAGCTGTCTTACTTGCAAAAAAGCGTAATGTTGAACAGTATCTTACAGCAGAGATGTTAGAGGGGATGAGTGAAGCTGCATACCAGGCACTTAAAAGTGAAGACATAAATGTGGTTTTATATGCGCCCACTGCTACAAAAGAGACATTTACAAATGCGATCGCATACCTTGTTCGCCGTTTTGATGAAAACACTGCGGAAAATAATTTTTTAAGTCACAGTTTCGGCTTAAAGGTTGATAGTCAAGAGTGGAAGATACTTCTTAAAAGTTATGATGATGCTATAGCATTGATGGAGAATCTTGATTCAAAACCATACCGTACACAAGATAGAAATAAAGAGGTAGAGAAAGAGGAATTTGATATTCAAAACTATCATTTTACAAATGAAGCTGATACAGACTTTGTTTTGCCTCAAAACAGAAAATGGGCTGAAGCAATCCGCGATAAATGGATGAATATTGGAGAAAATGGTGGTATAGATGCATATCCTGTAATTTCGGGAGAGGAAAGAAAACATCAGGAAAATAAACATGATGTGTATGACAAGTCCCAGTATCATGAAAAAAAGAAAGTTGGTTCATTTGCGAGAGCTACTTTAGAAGATATGCAATTAGCAGTGCAAACAGCAAAAGAGGATCCTGACGGTTGGAGAGAACTCTCACAGCAGCAAAGACAAAAAGTTCTAATGGATGTAGCAGAGGAGTTTAGAAAAGCCAGAGGTGAGCTTATCGGTATCGCAGCAGCTGAAGTTGGAAAAGTTTTTAGCGAAACAGATGTAGAGGTTAGTGAAGCGATCGACTTTTTAAACTTTTACCCTTACAGTGTTGAAAAACTCTCTTCTTTAGAAGGGATAAGTGTTACACCTAAAGGGGTGGGTGTAGTGATTAGTCCATGGAACTTTCCTATCGCCATACCTGTTGGTGGAGTTGCAGCCAGTTTAGCAGCCGGTAATACAGTTATCTTAAAACCTGCAGAGGATGCAATGTTGTGTGCTTATATGTTATGTCAATGTTTTTGGAGGGCAGGGGTGAGTAAAAATACTTTACAGTATCTTCCTGCCCGGGGCTCTGAGATAAGTAAGTATGTTATTCCTGATGAAAATGTTGATTATGTAATATTTACAGGTGGGGAAGAGAGTGCATATAAGATTATAGAGTCCCGCCCAGATATAGCTTTAAGTGCTGAAACGGGAGGAAAAGATGCCACAATTGTTACGGCTATGGCTGATCGCGATCAAGCACTTAAAAATGTAGTTGTTTCAGCCTTTCACAACTCCGGGCAAAAATGTTCGGCAACCTCTTTACTGGTTTTAGAAAAAGAGTTGTATGACGATCCAACATATAAACAAGCGATCAAAGAAGCAGTTGAGTCTTTAGAAACTGGTTCGGTATGGGATTTTAAAAATCGTATTGGAGCCCTTAGTAATTTGCCTAGCGGTAATTTAAAAAAATCACTTGACTACTTGGATGATACAGAGGAGTGGTTGGTACAACCTAAATACGCCGATGAACAAAATCCATATATGTTAAAACCTGCTGTTAGATGGGGGACTAAAAAAGGGGATTTTTGTCATATGCATGAACTTTTTGGTCCTGTTCTCAGTGTTATGTGTGCCGAAAACTTGAAAGATGCAGTAAATATAGTAAACTCTACGGGGTATGGACTGACATCGGGAATAGAAACGCTTGATGAGCGTGAGATAACATACTGGAAAGAGAACATCATTGCTGGAAATTTATATATTAATAGAGGTACGACGGGAGCGATAGTATTACGTCAACCCTTTGGTGGAATGAGAAAGTCGGCAATAGGCAGTGGTAAAAAAGCGGGTGGATTTAATTATGTCAGCCAATTTATGAATATCGAGTGTAATACACGAAGGAGTGATGAGCAAGAATCATCAGATTTTATTGAAGAGATGCGTAAGCTGTTTGCACAAGAGAAAGATTTTCAATCAGAGATACAAAAAGCATTAGCGTATGTTTCAGGATTTGTTTATTGGTATACAAAAGAGTTCTTACCGGATCATGATTATGTAAATATACGTGGTGAAAGTAATGTAATACGCTATTTGCCAGTTAATAGTGTGCTTTTACGTATAGAGGATAATGATAATTTTGAGGAAGTTCTGGCTACAATATTAGCAGTTAAAATGATAGATGTAAAACTTCATATATCACTACCAAAATTATCTCAAAGAGCTGAATTCAAATGGTTGGAGTCAAGCATCACAAGAATTTTAGGAAAAGATGATGCTATTGTTCGTGAAGATGAGGTGATGTTGGTGGATTCGATAAATAGATTTGAGAGAATTCGATTTTTATCTAAAGAGAACATCACGCAAAATATTTTCAATGCAGTTGCTGCTGATGCGAAATATATAGCATCTAACTCTTTTGTAACACACGGTCGATTAGAGCTGATGCACTATTTTATTGAACAGAGTGTGACCCATTCCTATCATAGATATGGTAATTTAGGTGTTCATGG